gttctacgacattctcaagcaattatttgtgaatattccatttgtggaagcatttcaagtgatgtcgggttttgctaagtatttgaaagatttgatcaCTAAGAAGAAAACCACAAAaaatgaagtggtgaatgtgactcaccgggttagttccatcattgcaacatccaccattcaaaagaaagaagacccgGGAGCTTTCAACATTCCTTGTACTATTGGGGCACATGATTTTGCAAGAGCCCTTTGTGGTAATGGAGCTAGCATCAACTTGATGCCTCTTGCCATTTACAAGAAATCGGGACTAGGTATGCCAAGGCCAACaagtatgagattgcaaatggctgaTCGTTCCATCAAACAACCAGTGGGAATTGTTGATGATGTACTTGCGAAGGTGGGAAAATTTCATTTACCCGCCGACTTCGTAATCCTTGATTGTGCGGTTGACAAAGATATCCCTATCATCTTGGGAAAACCATTCATTGCCAGTGGAAGAGCACTAATGGATTTTGAGCGGAATGAGATCAAATTCCGTGTGAATAATGAAGAGGTTACATTCCAAGTAAGCAAGGGTATGAAACTATAGCATGAGTGTGAAAGCATCTCGGTGATCGATGTTGTTGATGAAGTAGAGGATTCGGTTGAAATGAAAATGGAAGAGCAATGCCTCAGCGAGGCATTGGAGTCTATTTTGGTGAACTTTAATGGTGAAGATATGGAGGGGTACATGGAATTGGTAAATGCATTGGAGAGGCTTGGGTCCTACACTTATGCTCCGGCAAAGCTTTCTCTCGACTTGGAGAATAGAtccaccccccccccccgcaaATCCTTCTATTATCGAACCTCCGCAACTAGATCTCAAACCACTTCCACTacacttgaggtataaatttcttggcttAAATGATACTTACCGGTAATTatttcttctttgttgaatgatgtgcaggtagaacaattGTTGGAAGTCTTGAAGGAGCATAGGCAAGCCATTGGATGGACAATTGCGGACATCTGTGGGATTTCCGTGGTAATTTGCGAGCACAAAATCCAACTGGAGAGTGAAACAaaaccaagtgtggaacatcaaTGACAATTGAACCTGTcaatgcaagaggtggtaaaGAAAAAAATCGTCAAATGGTTGGATTTCGGGGTAGTCTACCCTATTGCCGATAGTTCTTGGGTGagtccggtgcaatgtgtgccaaaaAAGGGAGGCACGACCGTAATTTGAAATGAGAATAATGAGCTCATCCCAACAAGAACGGTGACCGgttggagggtgtgcatggattatCGGAAGCTCAACAGTGCCACATGCAAagaccatttccctatgccttttgttgatcaaatgcttgatcggctagcgggaaggtcattctattatttccttgatggatattccggctacaaccaaatcaacatagCATTGAAGGATCAAGAGAAGATGACATTCACTTGCCCCTATGGAACTTTTGCCTTTAGCTGGATGCCATTTAATTTATGCAATGCCCTAGCTACTTTTCAAAGATGCATGATGTCCATTTTCTCTGACATGGTAGAGGATTTTCTAGAAGTCTTTATGGACGACTTCTCGGTGGTAGGTGATTCTTTTGAGCATTGTCTTAACAATATTAGACAAGTGCTTAAGAGATGTGAAGAGACCAACCTtgtgctcaattgggagaaatgtcatttcatggtggATGAGGGCATCATGTTGGGGCATAAAAATTCAAAGCGTGGCATAGAGGTTGACCGGGCAAAGGTCGAGATTATTTCTAAGCTTCCTCCACCTACTTCCGTTAAAGGTGTTCGAAGTTTCTTGGGACATGCTAGATTCTATCGgcatttcatcaaggatttttcgaAGATTGCAAATCCTACgtgcaaactccttgagaaagatgccaaatttgtgtttgatgagaaatgcCTCAAATCCTTTGAGGAATTGAAGCAAAGGCTCACCACGgcacctattattgtcacacccgattggtctcttccttttgagctcatgtgtgatgctagtagTGCAGCTATTGGGGCAATGCTTGGCCAAGGTCACAACAAGTTTCTCCACCCggtctattatgcaagcaagacactcaATAAGGTGCAAATGAATTACACAGTAACTGAGCAAGAACTTTTTGCCATTGTCTATGACTTTGAGAAATTCCGGACTTAtttgttgggatccaaggtgATAGTGTACACAGATCATACTGCTCTTCGCTATCTCATGGAAAAGAAGGATGCAAAGCCTCGGTTGATTCGATGGGTCTTattgttgcaagaatttgacttcgAGGTCAAAGATCGCAAGGGAActcaaaatcaagtggcggatcaTTTATCAAGGCTTGAAGAGGTAGGGAGACCAAAGGGAGATCTTGAAATCAACGATGCATTCCCAGATGAACGTATATTGGCACTATCTAGCACTTTTGCTCCTTGGTATGCCGATATTGCTAACTATTTGGTTAGTGACCTTATTCCAGATGGATTGGAATCCTATCAAAAGAAGAAGTTCTTGAGAGACTGTCGGCAATACTATTGGGAGGAACCATTCTTGTTCCGTGTTTGTGCTGACAATATTATCAGAAGGTGCATCCCAGAAGAAGAGATTATGCCAATTCTAAAGGCATTCCATGACTCACCGGTTGGGGGTCATCATGGAGGAAATCGAACAGCGGCTAAGGTGATTGAATGTGGTTACTATTGGCCATCAATCTACCATGATTccaatcaaatggtcaaggcttgTGACCAATGTCAAAGGCAATGATCAATCTCCAAGAGGCATGACATGCCAATGCACTATGTGATGGAGATAGAAATCTTCAACATGtggggaattgattttatgggcccctttgtgagctcttgtgggatgAAATATATCTTGGTAGCTGTGGACTATGTGTCTAAATGGTGGAAGCAATTGCCTTACCAAACAACGAGGCAAGAAGTGTGACCGCATTCTTGAAGAATAACATATTCACTCGGTTTGGCACTCTTAGGGCCATTCTTAGTGACAGTGGGTCTCATTTCTGCAACAAGGTTTTCACGGGACTGCTAGAGAAGTATGGTGTCAAGCACAAGGTGGCCATACGTTATCATCCCCAATCTAGTGGTcaagttgaggtgtccaaccgggagatcaagagCATTCTAGCAAAGTTTGTCAATGCAAacaggaccgattggtcaagaaacctagatgatgcattgtgggcataACGCACGATGTACAAGAATCCTATTGGTACTTCTCCTTATTTGTTAGTCTTCGGCAAAGCTTGTCATCTACCTGTGGAACtggagcacaaggccatgtgggctctGAAGAGGTTGAACTTGGATTGGGTTGAAGCTGCGAATTTGAGGTTAACATAACTCAATAAAATGGAGGAATTCCGTTTCCAAGCATATGAGAGTGCAACTGTGTATAAGGAAAGGATGAAGTTCGTCCATGACAAAAAAGATCATGAAGAGGGAGTTCAAGTCAGGTGACTTGGTTTTGCTCTTCAACTCAAGGCTCAAATTGTTTTCAGGCAAGCTCAAATCAAAATGGTCCGGTCCATTCAAAGTGGTAAATGTCTCTCCTTTTAGAGCTGTGGAACTAGCATCGGAAGATGGGCTCCGGACATTCAAAGTCAATGGCCAATGAATCAAGCCCTACTTAGGCACAGATGGAGAAAAACATTTAGTGTAACAATTGGCTCTCAAGATGGTCCATGCCCGACAAATGAGTGAAAAGAAACGCCAACTTTGTCATACCGCGACGCTAAATCAAGCACTTCATAGGAGGCAAGCCATGTGTGGTAACAccctttttgttctttaaatttttaatttttgatagATAGATTTACTTGAGAAATTTAAAGTGTGTGTTAGAATGCAGGGGATTCAAACGATCATAACATTGGGTAGGAATGCATAAGAAAGGGAAGAAAAATCACCGTGTGAAGTTTGCTTCAAATCTGCGGTCGCATTTTTGCAATGAGGACCGCATTTTGGTCGCAAACCAAAATAGTGAGTTTGGCTAATATTGTTGGTCAGAATGCGACAAGGTGGTGCACTCTGCGGACCGCATTtgaactatgcgatcgcattgtgCACCGCATTCTTTGCCCTTCACCAAGTCACTTGAACCCACCACATAACACATATGTGGTCGCATAGTGTGTTATGCGGTGACTTACCCACTGCAAAATGGTCAGGTATCTCTCTCACACACTCAAAACAGAACAAAAACAAGAAAATTTTTCTAACGAAAAAAAAGaacgaaaagaaaagagaggcaaACAACGACCGAAAAAGGGGCAAAAACAATGGCTAGTGGAATCTTACAAAGGACGAAAATCAATTCATAATCTCCAGAGTGTTCGTACTCATCTTCACTGGTATGTGTCCTTGCCCTAATTTTCCATTTTCAATTTCACGTTGTCTCTCTTAtgtttcttatttattttctttctttattttttattgtgtTGTTTTTAGTAGATGTTTTCCCATATCGTGGTTGTTTTAGGGTAGAAAATATGTCTGGGGTACTGGGTAGTACAAATTAGGACCACCATTGTTGAGGGTTAGTTTAATCGTTTATGACGATAAACTTTGCGGCTCACAAAATCAAAATGTGGCCCGCATTTTTGCCGCATAACTGAACCCTAGATTGGCTAAGGATGATGCTAAAATATGGCGAGTTTACGATTGCATAATTAATATGCGGACCGCAAACTTACCGCATACTGAGACAGTGCACCCAGTTTCTCAACATGATTTTTGCGATCGCATTTCCTACTTTGCGGTGGAATTTGCGCTCGCATTTTAGGCTTTGATTTTCTTTAGAATCAGGTTTGCGATGGTTATGCAGTCCACATAGTGGTTATACGATTGCATAACCCATCATACTTGTATCAGTTCAACAGTTGCAAGTTTGCGGTTCGCATAgtggttatgcgaccgcataccTGTCGTATTCTTAacttcttctttgtttttctttttttttgttctcttttcacTGATGCCTACAATGTCGCTCACATTTCACTTTCATGCAGATATGGCACCCAAGAAACATGCATCCTCTGCACTGAAAAGAGCCTCCACCATTCGTCAAGCATCACAAGCAAAACGACCCAGGATGGACCCTAATGTTCCACATCCCTCCCAGTCTGATGAGGAGCAGACCTTGCCTTCAGTAGACCTACAAGAAGAGGTAAGAAGAAACAGGAGAGATGACTACCAACTTTGGTTTGCAATCGATGGTTCGAGGGAACTCTATAGAGAAGGTCTAACAAAGAGAAAAATCCTTGCCGAGAAGCAAGTGAGCATGAACGGACTTAAAAAGCGGCACCCCCACATTTGGGAGAACATAAAAGCTAGAAATGGGAGTGTTTCACTGAGCTGCCAGATGACTACAATGAAACACTTTTCCGTGAGTTTTACGCCTCATACGGAGCTTCCAGGACTGCTCACCACAAGCGCAAAAGGGTATTCTGTGATATTGTACTAGTTCAGGGGAAAGATGTGAGCTGCAGCGCTAATACTATTAATAAATTCTACATCCCTGACTGGAGCTCGAGAACAACTGAGTACCAAGCCAAATGGGTGAATCGTAAAAATGAGCGGAGTTGGATAGCATTGGGGATAGCAAAGGGAACCCCTACGTGGATCAGTCCTATGCACAAAATCTTCAAAGAGGATCTCACACGACAAGGTCGATTTTGGCATAGTTTCGTCACCTTTCGACGGATAGGGTCCACAAATGAAATTGACATTAGCATTGAGAAGGCTCTTCTCATTGCCTGCATTATTACGGGTGTCAAAATCGATATGGGTGCCCTTATCTTCCAAGAGTTAGGGATCCGAGCAAGGTAGACAGCCACTTCACTGCCATGCCCCTATTTGATCACAGCCCTCTACAAGGCTGTGAATGTCCCACTCTGACAAGACAGGGAAGGTGCTGAAAGATGTTGACATCACGCGCATTAGTGATGTTGTTACTCCCCCAGAGGTTTAGACTCCAA
This sequence is a window from Nicotiana sylvestris chromosome 3, ASM39365v2, whole genome shotgun sequence. Protein-coding genes within it:
- the LOC138888309 gene encoding uncharacterized protein; the protein is MSGFAKYLKDLITKKKTTKNEVVNVTHRVSSIIATSTIQKKEDPGAFNIPCTIGAHDFARALCGNGASINLMPLAIYKKSGLGMPRPTSMRLQMADRSIKQPVGIVDDVLAKVGKFHLPADFVILDCAVDKDIPIILGKPFIASGRALMDFERNEIKFRVNNEEVTFQVSKGMKL
- the LOC138888310 gene encoding uncharacterized protein yields the protein MVEAIALPNNEARSVTAFLKNNIFTRFGTLRAILSDSGSHFCNKVFTGLLEKYGVKHKVAIRYHPQSSGQVEVSNREIKSILAKFVNANRTDWSRNLDDALWA